The proteins below are encoded in one region of Neisseriales bacterium:
- the prmB gene encoding 50S ribosomal protein L3 N(5)-glutamine methyltransferase: MYQEAAQALFTVRDILRFASSKFSAASLFYGHGTTCPYEEAVYLVLTALSLSYNQLDACLDARLLPSEINQLLCYIEERITKHIPVPYLTKKAWQGDYEFYVDQRVIIPRSFIHTLLINAVAPWVNPQQIYYALDLCTGSGCLAIHMANLYQKAKIDAVDISPDALVVAAINIELYQLKERIRLIQSNLFSCCKPTFLYDLIVTNPPYVSPSNMANLPMEYRYEPGLALRAEQDGLAIILTILKKAGDFLSEKGILLMEVGSNRKELEIRYPLTTWLWLDTPEDAGAVCLLTKTDLSLFATIEADNKIIP, translated from the coding sequence GTGTATCAAGAAGCTGCCCAAGCACTCTTTACAGTGCGAGATATTTTACGTTTTGCCAGTAGCAAATTTAGTGCAGCGTCGCTTTTTTACGGACATGGCACAACTTGTCCCTATGAAGAAGCTGTCTATCTCGTGCTAACCGCCTTATCTTTATCATACAATCAACTTGATGCTTGTCTTGACGCACGTTTACTGCCTAGCGAAATTAACCAGCTCCTTTGCTACATTGAGGAGCGCATCACAAAACATATTCCTGTTCCGTATCTTACAAAGAAAGCTTGGCAGGGCGACTATGAATTTTATGTTGATCAGCGCGTTATTATACCGAGGTCATTCATCCACACATTACTCATCAATGCTGTGGCTCCTTGGGTTAATCCACAACAAATATATTACGCCCTTGATTTATGTACTGGTTCAGGTTGTCTAGCTATCCACATGGCTAACCTTTATCAAAAAGCCAAAATTGATGCTGTAGACATTTCGCCTGATGCATTGGTGGTAGCTGCCATCAATATTGAGCTTTACCAACTTAAGGAGCGTATTCGACTCATCCAAAGCAACCTATTTAGCTGCTGCAAACCAACTTTTCTTTATGACCTGATTGTGACAAATCCACCTTATGTCAGCCCAAGCAATATGGCAAATTTGCCAATGGAATATCGTTATGAACCCGGTTTAGCGCTTCGCGCAGAACAAGATGGTTTAGCGATCATCCTCACTATCCTCAAAAAAGCGGGTGATTTTCTAAGCGAAAAGGGAATATTGCTGATGGAGGTGGGCAGTAATAGAAAGGAACTCGAAATACGTTACCCTCTAACAACATGGCTGTGGTTAGACACGCCTGAAGATGCGGGCGCTGTCTGTTTGCTTACAAAAACTGATTTATCACTTTTTGCTACAATAGAAGCCGATAATAAAATAATACCGTAA
- a CDS encoding queuosine precursor transporter, translating to MFSNERIFTGLCILFALVIVLSNLVYQKFVALNFLLIPNFELSAGAVLYPISFFISDLITEFYGKEKARFCVRSAIAASAMVALLVLFIDTLPTTTWSKMTSLAFHNTFGMFGYMFIISMIACYISQSFDIFLYLAIRKLTKGRYLWARNSGSTMVSLFIDTGVVLTLSAWVGIFPKEQLWPLFINSYGWKLFFTICGIPFFYGAVRFIRWLGAKLASTQPTTMD from the coding sequence ATGTTCTCTAATGAAAGAATCTTCACGGGACTTTGCATACTATTTGCGCTGGTGATCGTACTATCAAATTTGGTTTATCAGAAGTTTGTTGCGCTAAATTTTCTGTTGATTCCGAATTTTGAACTATCTGCTGGTGCGGTTTTGTATCCGATTTCATTTTTTATCAGTGATTTAATTACAGAATTCTATGGCAAAGAAAAAGCAAGATTTTGTGTGCGTAGCGCTATAGCAGCCAGTGCCATGGTTGCTCTTTTGGTTTTATTTATAGATACTTTACCTACTACCACATGGTCAAAAATGACCAGTTTAGCTTTTCACAATACTTTTGGTATGTTTGGTTATATGTTCATCATATCAATGATTGCCTGTTATATTTCACAATCATTTGATATTTTCCTTTACTTAGCCATCCGAAAACTCACCAAGGGAAGATACTTGTGGGCAAGAAATAGTGGTAGTACCATGGTATCACTTTTTATTGATACGGGAGTTGTACTAACCCTTTCTGCCTGGGTTGGTATTTTTCCTAAAGAACAATTGTGGCCATTATTTATAAATAGTTATGGCTGGAAATTGTTTTTCACAATATGTGGCATACCCTTCTTTTATGGAGCGGTCAGGTTTATTCGCTGGCTCGGCGCTAAATTAGCATCAACACAACCAACAACAATGGATTAG
- the rnr gene encoding ribonuclease R, which produces MSMFKRPSKLQKQSLRQKDPHIRRETAKYGFPLPSREHILDVLLQLNMPVAPRELCKLLSIKSTEQQYFDSRLRAMQRDGQIILNRKGALCVTSKLHLIKCRIQGHQAGYGFAVPDDNTLEDVFLSEQEMRQVFHGDEVMVQVMGFNHRKKPYGRIVEVLHHAVNQLVGRVYYQYGLTMVLPDNNRICQRILIDCTQSISTKPGQVVVVDIVQQPNTVDQPIGKIVEVLGDYAAPGMEIEMALRSYALPHLFSDAALKQAATIKNYVREQDCVGRVDLRNLLFMTIDGEDARDFDDAVYAEKNGRDWRLWVAIADVSHYVKPHSALDEAAYERGTSVYFPRRVIPMLPESLSNGICSLNPEADRLSLVCEMQISLEGSVTNYQFYPAIICSKARLTYNQVWQWISTGSDYPYKIVIDTLYALFKRLHSQRLHRGAIEFDSVETLMHFNEQGKIERIEPVVRNDAHRLIEECMLAANTCAANMIAQHKVSCLYRVHEGPTPEKLEALRKILSLCGLALSGGDKPTSKDYAKLSEKIRNRPDATMLQIALLRSMQQAVYRPENVGHFGLSYPQYMHFTSPIRRYPDLLTHRVIKAILAKRFEKMRQWDQMGLHCSLTERRADEATQAVESWLKTYFMQDKVGEIFTGKISGVTSFGLFVLLDEIYVEGLVHISALGKDYFHYRPETLAIEGERSGKVYRLGDTLTILVAAANLESKQVDFALVDPNQKYAATRKTKT; this is translated from the coding sequence ATGTCAATGTTTAAAAGACCTTCCAAACTTCAAAAACAAAGTCTGCGACAAAAAGATCCACATATCCGACGCGAAACAGCAAAATATGGTTTTCCTTTGCCGAGTCGAGAACATATTTTGGATGTACTTTTGCAGTTGAACATGCCTGTTGCCCCTCGTGAACTTTGCAAACTACTCTCCATTAAGTCTACTGAACAGCAATATTTTGATAGTCGTTTGCGTGCTATGCAACGTGATGGGCAAATCATTCTAAACCGCAAGGGGGCACTTTGTGTTACGAGTAAATTACACCTCATTAAATGTCGCATACAAGGTCATCAAGCAGGTTATGGGTTTGCTGTGCCCGATGACAATACATTGGAAGACGTGTTTTTATCTGAACAAGAGATGCGCCAAGTGTTTCATGGTGATGAAGTTATGGTGCAGGTAATGGGATTTAATCATCGCAAAAAACCATATGGCCGCATTGTTGAAGTACTACATCACGCTGTAAACCAGTTAGTAGGACGGGTTTATTATCAATACGGTCTGACGATGGTTTTGCCTGATAACAATCGTATTTGCCAGCGTATTTTGATTGATTGCACTCAAAGTATCTCCACAAAACCTGGGCAAGTTGTGGTTGTCGATATCGTGCAGCAGCCAAATACTGTTGATCAGCCTATTGGGAAAATTGTAGAAGTACTGGGTGATTATGCAGCACCGGGCATGGAAATAGAAATGGCATTACGTAGTTATGCTTTGCCACATCTTTTTAGCGATGCAGCTTTGAAGCAAGCAGCAACTATAAAAAATTATGTGCGTGAGCAAGACTGTGTTGGTCGTGTTGATCTGCGTAATTTGCTGTTTATGACTATTGATGGAGAAGATGCACGGGATTTTGATGATGCTGTTTATGCTGAAAAAAATGGTCGCGATTGGCGTTTATGGGTTGCTATTGCGGATGTGAGTCACTATGTCAAACCGCATAGTGCTTTGGATGAAGCGGCCTATGAAAGAGGAACATCTGTCTATTTTCCAAGACGTGTAATTCCCATGCTACCAGAATCCTTATCCAATGGTATTTGTTCGTTAAACCCAGAAGCTGATCGATTAAGCCTTGTTTGTGAAATGCAAATTAGCCTAGAAGGTAGCGTTACCAATTATCAATTTTATCCAGCAATAATTTGTTCCAAAGCTCGACTGACTTATAACCAAGTATGGCAATGGATTAGTACGGGTAGCGATTATCCATATAAAATAGTTATTGATACACTTTATGCATTGTTCAAGCGTTTGCACTCCCAACGTCTCCATCGTGGCGCTATTGAATTTGATAGTGTAGAAACCCTTATGCATTTTAATGAACAAGGCAAAATTGAACGTATCGAGCCAGTTGTGAGAAACGATGCGCACCGATTAATTGAGGAGTGCATGCTTGCTGCTAATACTTGTGCGGCGAATATGATTGCACAACATAAAGTGTCTTGTTTATATCGTGTTCATGAAGGACCCACGCCAGAAAAATTAGAAGCATTAAGAAAAATTTTGTCGTTATGTGGACTCGCATTATCAGGTGGCGATAAACCTACTTCAAAAGATTACGCAAAATTGTCTGAAAAGATACGCAATCGACCCGATGCCACCATGTTACAAATTGCTTTATTGCGCTCTATGCAACAAGCTGTTTATCGTCCTGAAAACGTGGGTCACTTTGGTTTATCCTATCCACAGTATATGCACTTTACTTCGCCGATTAGACGATATCCAGATTTATTAACGCACCGGGTGATTAAAGCGATTCTAGCCAAGCGTTTTGAAAAAATGCGACAGTGGGATCAAATGGGTCTACATTGTTCATTAACCGAAAGGCGGGCCGATGAGGCGACTCAAGCTGTTGAATCTTGGTTAAAAACTTATTTTATGCAGGACAAAGTTGGTGAGATTTTTACGGGAAAAATTAGTGGGGTAACCAGCTTTGGATTATTTGTGCTTTTAGATGAGATTTACGTGGAAGGCTTGGTACATATTTCTGCCTTAGGTAAAGACTATTTTCATTATCGACCAGAAACACTTGCTATTGAGGGGGAACGTAGTGGCAAAGTTTATCGACTTGGCGATACGCTCACCATACTTGTAGCCGCAGCTAATCTGGAAAGTAAGCAGGTTGACTTTGCATTGGTTGACCCGAATCAAAAATATGCTGCTACACGAAAAACAAAAACTTAA
- a CDS encoding phosphatidylserine decarboxylase yields MHKHYLIAKEGWTLIGISLTISMALQCYAGKWVLPAWLITFFVISFFRDPERIVSVQPSAILSPADGRIVAVEKTKDPYQKSDALKIAIFMNVFNIHANYLPVAGTIRQVQYHPGKFFKASLDKASKENERNALLIDMQNGQSITVVQIAGLIAKRILCYISAGDKVNQGQRYGFIRFGSRVEVYLPITAKPHVAIGDHVTNAQTIIAQL; encoded by the coding sequence ATGCATAAACATTATTTGATCGCAAAGGAAGGGTGGACGTTAATCGGGATCAGCTTGACCATCAGCATGGCATTGCAGTGTTATGCTGGTAAATGGGTCTTACCCGCTTGGCTCATTACATTCTTTGTCATTAGTTTTTTTAGAGACCCTGAGCGTATTGTATCAGTTCAGCCCAGCGCTATCTTATCCCCCGCTGATGGTCGTATTGTGGCCGTTGAAAAAACAAAAGATCCTTACCAGAAAAGTGATGCCTTAAAAATTGCTATTTTTATGAACGTTTTCAACATACATGCCAACTACCTTCCTGTGGCTGGCACCATACGCCAAGTGCAATATCATCCAGGCAAATTCTTTAAAGCCTCTCTTGATAAAGCATCTAAAGAAAATGAACGTAATGCGCTATTAATTGATATGCAAAATGGGCAGTCAATAACCGTCGTGCAAATCGCTGGGTTAATCGCAAAACGTATCTTGTGTTACATTAGCGCCGGAGATAAAGTCAACCAAGGTCAACGGTATGGATTTATTCGGTTTGGTTCGCGGGTAGAAGTTTATCTACCCATCACAGCTAAACCTCATGTGGCGATTGGTGACCATGTTACCAATGCACAAACTATAATTGCACAACTATAA
- a CDS encoding HU family DNA-binding protein, protein MIKSALMVAISERLAKNSKAFLSVSDVRQATTLILDSMIQAIRKEQRIEIRGFGAFFLRYRQARTSRNPKTGQSVQTPAKYRLHFKPGKDLKERINRA, encoded by the coding sequence ATGATTAAGTCAGCGCTTATGGTTGCAATCAGTGAGCGCCTTGCTAAGAACAGTAAGGCGTTTCTTTCTGTTTCGGATGTAAGGCAGGCGACTACCTTAATATTAGACAGTATGATTCAGGCAATACGTAAAGAACAGCGCATTGAAATTCGCGGATTTGGCGCGTTTTTCCTGCGCTACAGGCAAGCACGCACTAGTCGTAATCCAAAAACTGGTCAGAGCGTTCAAACACCTGCAAAGTATAGGTTGCATTTTAAACCAGGTAAAGACTTAAAAGAACGCATCAACCGTGCTTAG
- the rpsA gene encoding 30S ribosomal protein S1: protein MTNTNTENFAQLFEESLKQQEMRTGEVVTAEVINIDSNFVTLSAGLKSESLVPISEFRGDNGELEVQIGDFVTVAIEMLENGYGETKLSRDKAKKLATWLMLEEALENGQILTGLISGQVKGGLTVMVSGIRAFLPGSLVDIRPIRDMTPYEGKTIEFKVIKLDRKRNNIVLSRRAVLEVSLGEERKELLDSLTEGMTIKGIVKNITDYGAFVDLGGIDGLLHITDLAWRRVKHPSEILAVGDEIEAKVLKFDQEKNRVSLGLKQLAQDPWIGLSQRYPKGTKLLGHVTNLTDYGAFVEIEQGIEGLVHVSEMDWLNKNVSPSKFVQLGDEVEVMVLDIDEDRRRISLGMKQCQENPWVLFASQYNKGDHITGKIKSITDFGIFIGLPNGIDGLVHIHDLAWDEAGEESIKRFTKGDEVTAVLLSLDADKERVGLGIKQLEEDKFGNFVSVYVKDTVITSTVKFIDDQGVLVDLAEGVEGYLPESEVIAIREREGQFDPKVGDQLEVVIISTDRKLRRALLSIKAPEIKKTTKVTKTTKTVKTTKKTKQDKNVSTGTTSLGVLLKAKLSGDEEK from the coding sequence ATGACAAATACAAATACGGAAAATTTTGCCCAACTTTTTGAAGAAAGCCTTAAGCAGCAAGAAATGCGTACAGGGGAAGTTGTCACTGCAGAAGTGATAAATATTGACAGTAATTTTGTCACACTAAGTGCTGGCTTGAAATCCGAATCCCTTGTTCCCATTAGCGAATTTAGAGGCGATAACGGCGAACTTGAAGTGCAAATAGGAGATTTTGTAACTGTTGCTATTGAAATGCTCGAAAACGGTTATGGTGAGACCAAGTTATCGCGCGATAAAGCTAAAAAACTAGCGACATGGCTTATGCTTGAAGAAGCGTTAGAAAATGGCCAAATACTTACTGGATTGATCAGCGGGCAGGTTAAAGGTGGTTTAACTGTGATGGTTAGTGGTATCCGTGCTTTCTTGCCCGGGTCACTGGTTGATATACGGCCTATTCGAGATATGACCCCTTATGAAGGTAAAACCATTGAATTTAAGGTTATTAAACTGGATCGGAAGCGCAATAATATCGTCCTGTCCCGTCGTGCCGTTTTAGAAGTATCCCTCGGAGAAGAGCGGAAAGAATTATTAGATAGCTTAACTGAGGGTATGACAATCAAGGGAATTGTTAAGAATATTACAGACTATGGCGCTTTTGTTGATTTGGGGGGTATTGATGGACTGCTCCATATTACAGATCTTGCGTGGCGTCGCGTTAAACATCCTTCTGAAATATTGGCAGTAGGGGATGAAATTGAAGCAAAAGTCCTAAAATTTGATCAAGAAAAAAATCGTGTTTCGCTCGGTTTAAAACAGCTTGCGCAAGATCCGTGGATTGGTTTGTCACAGCGTTATCCAAAAGGCACTAAATTGCTCGGCCATGTCACCAATTTGACTGATTATGGTGCTTTTGTTGAGATTGAGCAAGGTATTGAAGGATTGGTGCATGTGTCCGAAATGGATTGGTTAAACAAAAACGTGAGCCCATCAAAATTTGTTCAGCTTGGTGATGAAGTAGAGGTCATGGTTTTAGATATTGATGAAGATCGACGTCGTATTAGTTTGGGTATGAAACAGTGCCAAGAGAATCCCTGGGTATTATTTGCAAGCCAGTATAATAAGGGCGACCATATTACTGGTAAGATCAAATCTATTACGGATTTTGGTATTTTTATTGGGTTACCTAACGGTATTGATGGTCTGGTGCATATTCATGATCTTGCGTGGGATGAAGCGGGCGAAGAGTCAATCAAGCGTTTTACCAAAGGCGATGAAGTAACAGCGGTATTGCTATCGCTTGATGCCGATAAAGAACGTGTTGGATTAGGCATTAAACAGCTTGAAGAAGATAAATTTGGCAATTTTGTATCTGTTTATGTGAAAGATACCGTTATTACTAGTACGGTAAAGTTCATTGATGATCAAGGTGTATTGGTTGATTTAGCAGAAGGGGTTGAGGGGTACTTACCTGAATCGGAAGTGATCGCAATACGTGAACGGGAAGGTCAATTTGATCCCAAAGTAGGTGACCAGCTTGAAGTCGTTATTATTTCAACTGACCGCAAATTGCGTCGCGCGCTGTTATCTATTAAAGCGCCAGAAATTAAAAAAACAACCAAGGTGACTAAGACTACTAAAACAGTGAAAACGACCAAAAAAACAAAGCAAGATAAGAATGTCAGCACAGGTACGACTAGTTTAGGGGTACTACTCAAGGCTAAATTATCGGGTGATGAGGAAAAATAA
- the lysS gene encoding lysine--tRNA ligase, whose protein sequence is MTTTTPKMISEPATDENQVITERRHKLTALQQVGNAYPNDFRRSHFAQLLHTEFGLLDKTQLAEKPITVSVAGRMMLKRLMGKASFASLQDQSGTIQLYISDQSIGHVAHQAFKAWDLGDILGATGVLFKTNTDELTIRVTTVRMLTKTIRPLPEKFHGLSDQEQKYRQRYVDLIVNAATRENFIKRSQIVQAMRQFMVDEGYLEVETPMMHPIPGGAAAKPFITHHNALDMPLYLRISPELYLKRLVVGGLERVFEINRSFRNEGLSTKHNPEFTMMEFYEAYCNYERMMQMAESIIRNCATLVCHTQVIAYNQHTIDLCKPFLRLTITEAIQHYNPQYQANDLADIAWLTKTLAKLQQTLPINPTLGNLQLALFEASTEKQLQQPTFIINYPTEVSPLARAADHNAAITERFELFIAGAEIANGFSELNDPQEQAKRFMEQVKQKEAGDEEAMYFDADYIRALEYGLPPTGGCGIGIDRLAMLLTNAPSIRDIILFPTLRTE, encoded by the coding sequence ATGACAACTACAACGCCAAAAATGATCAGTGAACCTGCCACTGACGAAAACCAAGTTATTACAGAGCGACGCCATAAATTGACTGCTTTGCAGCAAGTAGGTAACGCCTACCCGAACGATTTTCGCCGTAGCCACTTTGCTCAATTGCTACATACAGAATTTGGTTTACTTGATAAAACACAGCTCGCTGAAAAACCGATTACTGTCTCGGTTGCGGGTCGTATGATGCTCAAGCGACTCATGGGTAAGGCAAGCTTTGCAAGCTTGCAAGACCAATCTGGAACCATTCAGTTATATATCAGCGATCAAAGCATTGGCCATGTTGCTCATCAAGCTTTTAAAGCATGGGATCTTGGTGATATTTTAGGAGCAACAGGCGTTTTGTTTAAAACGAACACCGATGAATTGACAATACGAGTCACCACCGTTCGGATGCTTACGAAAACCATTCGACCACTCCCTGAAAAGTTTCATGGGCTAAGCGATCAAGAGCAAAAATATCGACAGCGCTATGTTGACTTGATCGTCAACGCTGCAACCCGAGAGAATTTCATCAAACGCTCGCAAATTGTGCAGGCTATGCGCCAGTTTATGGTCGATGAAGGATATTTGGAAGTTGAAACACCTATGATGCATCCTATACCAGGTGGTGCTGCAGCCAAGCCTTTTATCACACACCATAATGCTTTAGATATGCCACTTTATTTACGCATTTCTCCGGAGTTATATCTCAAGCGTCTTGTTGTAGGTGGCCTTGAAAGAGTATTTGAGATCAACCGTAGTTTTCGTAATGAAGGACTCAGCACAAAACATAATCCAGAATTTACCATGATGGAATTTTATGAAGCATACTGCAACTATGAGCGTATGATGCAGATGGCAGAATCCATCATTCGCAATTGTGCGACGTTAGTCTGCCATACACAGGTTATCGCTTATAACCAACACACAATTGATCTTTGCAAACCTTTTTTGCGTTTAACGATCACAGAGGCTATACAACATTATAATCCACAATATCAAGCAAACGATCTGGCTGATATAGCTTGGCTAACAAAAACCTTGGCGAAACTTCAGCAAACGCTACCCATCAACCCAACACTTGGTAATTTGCAGTTAGCCTTATTTGAAGCCTCTACTGAAAAACAACTACAACAACCTACTTTTATTATTAATTATCCAACCGAGGTCTCTCCGCTTGCTAGGGCTGCGGATCATAATGCTGCAATCACCGAACGCTTTGAGTTATTCATTGCGGGCGCCGAAATCGCTAATGGATTTTCTGAACTCAATGATCCACAAGAACAAGCGAAGCGCTTTATGGAACAGGTCAAACAAAAAGAGGCGGGAGACGAAGAAGCAATGTATTTTGATGCAGACTATATTCGTGCATTAGAGTATGGCCTTCCACCTACAGGCGGTTGCGGTATCGGCATTGATCGGCTCGCGATGCTACTAACTAACGCACCTTCTATCCGCGATATCATCTTATTTCCAACTCTACGCACTGAATAA
- a CDS encoding (d)CMP kinase: MPTDLNDHLPPVIAIDGASASGKGTIAEKMANLLGFHYLDSGLLYRVLAWFLLVHQVDLSDNATIEQCASDIARDLTYLPLRFKGRPIVLEDLRTENVSMMASKVATFANVRMQLIGWQRQYRCFPGLVAEGRDMATTIFPDALLKVYLIASVDERARRRYNQLIKNGEPANLATVRVQLLKRDEQDRQRNASPLKMASDAKALDTTALSVDAVLQQMLNWWHVASLKASLRCSEER, from the coding sequence ATGCCAACTGATTTGAACGATCATCTGCCGCCAGTTATTGCCATTGATGGTGCTTCAGCCTCTGGGAAAGGAACTATTGCAGAAAAAATGGCAAATTTACTTGGTTTTCATTATCTTGATTCAGGTTTACTGTATCGTGTGCTTGCTTGGTTTCTTTTAGTGCATCAAGTTGATTTGTCAGATAACGCTACTATTGAACAGTGTGCATCAGATATTGCACGTGATCTTACTTACTTGCCTCTTCGTTTTAAGGGCAGGCCAATTGTTTTAGAGGATCTGCGTACCGAAAACGTGAGTATGATGGCATCAAAGGTGGCCACTTTTGCTAATGTGCGCATGCAACTGATTGGTTGGCAGCGACAATATCGATGTTTCCCTGGGTTGGTTGCAGAAGGTAGAGACATGGCTACAACCATTTTTCCTGATGCGTTATTGAAGGTATATCTTATCGCAAGCGTGGATGAAAGAGCGCGTCGACGATACAACCAGTTGATTAAAAACGGTGAACCTGCTAACCTCGCTACTGTTAGAGTGCAGCTTCTTAAGCGTGACGAGCAAGATAGGCAACGTAATGCCTCGCCACTTAAAATGGCAAGTGATGCTAAAGCATTGGACACAACAGCTTTGTCTGTTGATGCTGTGCTCCAACAGATGCTAAATTGGTGGCACGTTGCAAGCTTAAAAGCCTCGCTACGGTGTTCAGAAGAAAGATGA
- a CDS encoding DNA alkylation repair protein, with protein sequence MKKLAKIRSALADGVSVSPQKAASLFKTDSGCYAAHDQFIGVTVPTIRKIAKQFDSLQLGDLQGLLTSSINEERFLALIILIMQYQKSDLVQREKLYQFYVDHLQHINNWNLVDASAHWIIGAHLFDKDRCLLEQLAQSDNLWSRRIAMVATWYFIRQNDIVWTFKIATQLLADQEDLIHKAVGWMLREAGKRDESALTQFLNKYASIMPRVMLRYAIEKLSPTIRQQYLAMR encoded by the coding sequence ATGAAAAAACTTGCCAAGATACGATCAGCATTGGCTGATGGTGTTAGCGTATCTCCTCAAAAAGCAGCTTCTTTGTTTAAGACTGATTCGGGTTGTTATGCGGCTCATGACCAGTTCATAGGTGTGACCGTTCCAACCATCAGAAAAATTGCAAAACAATTCGATTCTCTTCAGTTAGGCGATCTACAAGGTTTATTGACCTCTTCTATTAACGAAGAAAGGTTTTTAGCGCTCATTATTCTGATTATGCAGTATCAAAAATCAGACCTTGTGCAACGCGAAAAACTGTATCAGTTTTATGTGGATCACCTTCAACATATCAATAATTGGAATTTGGTTGATGCCTCGGCACATTGGATTATTGGTGCGCATTTGTTTGATAAAGATCGTTGTTTATTAGAACAACTAGCACAATCTGATAATTTATGGTCGCGAAGGATTGCTATGGTAGCAACTTGGTATTTTATTCGGCAGAACGATATAGTATGGACATTCAAAATTGCAACTCAGCTTTTGGCAGATCAAGAAGATCTTATTCATAAAGCGGTAGGTTGGATGCTAAGAGAAGCTGGGAAGCGTGATGAAAGCGCGCTTACTCAATTTCTCAACAAATATGCTTCAATCATGCCAAGAGTAATGCTGCGTTATGCCATTGAAAAATTATCACCAACGATTCGTCAGCAGTATCTTGCAATGCGTTAA
- the prfB gene encoding peptide chain release factor 2 codes for MNTEILNQTENWLINLSSRTLAIKQHLEYDTKKERLKELTALIEQSAVWCDPKRAQTVGKEKKTIEVTVKLLDTITNHLADCKALLSMATAEADHETIMAVFHDVADIEKQLKQLESCTLFNQPMDANNCFIDIKAGAGGTEAQDWASMLFRMYIRYAERKGFQVEILEESEGEVAGITSATIKIAGRYAFGLLRTETGIHRLVRISPFDANAHRHTSFASAFVYPEIDESIQIDINPADLRIDTFRASGAGGQHVNKTDSAIRITHRPTGIVVQCQNDRSQHRNREEAMQLLRARLYDLALREQHKKKQALESNKKEVGWGHQIRSYVFDQSRIKDLRTGYEVGNIKSVMDGDLDGFIEASLMAKV; via the coding sequence ATCAATACAGAAATTCTCAATCAAACAGAAAATTGGCTTATCAACTTGTCGTCACGCACGCTTGCCATTAAACAGCATCTTGAATACGACACCAAAAAAGAAAGGCTAAAAGAACTAACAGCGCTCATTGAACAGTCGGCAGTGTGGTGCGATCCTAAACGTGCTCAAACGGTTGGGAAAGAGAAAAAAACAATAGAAGTGACTGTCAAGCTATTGGATACCATCACAAATCATCTTGCAGATTGTAAGGCGCTATTGTCTATGGCTACCGCTGAAGCAGATCATGAAACCATCATGGCAGTATTTCATGACGTTGCAGATATTGAAAAACAGCTCAAGCAACTAGAGTCTTGCACTTTATTTAACCAACCCATGGATGCCAATAACTGTTTTATTGATATCAAAGCAGGAGCTGGTGGTACCGAGGCACAAGACTGGGCTAGCATGCTCTTTCGTATGTATATACGCTATGCGGAACGTAAGGGTTTCCAGGTGGAAATATTGGAAGAATCAGAAGGGGAAGTGGCAGGTATCACAAGCGCCACCATTAAAATTGCGGGCCGCTACGCTTTTGGTCTACTACGCACTGAAACAGGGATACATCGCTTAGTGCGCATCTCCCCTTTTGATGCCAACGCTCATCGGCACACTTCTTTTGCTTCTGCTTTTGTTTATCCAGAAATTGATGAATCAATCCAGATTGATATCAATCCGGCCGATTTGAGAATTGACACCTTCCGGGCATCCGGAGCTGGTGGTCAACATGTGAATAAAACCGACTCGGCCATACGGATTACGCACCGCCCAACAGGCATCGTTGTACAATGTCAAAATGATCGCTCGCAGCACCGCAATCGCGAAGAAGCCATGCAGTTATTGCGTGCTAGATTATATGACCTTGCACTACGTGAGCAACATAAAAAAAAACAAGCTTTGGAAAGTAACAAAAAAGAGGTGGGATGGGGACATCAGATTCGCTCTTATGTATTTGATCAGTCGCGCATTAAAGATTTGCGGACAGGGTATGAAGTAGGCAATATCAAATCAGTCATGGATGGCGACTTGGATGGCTTTATTGAAGCGAGTCTCATGGCGAAAGTATAA